Proteins from one Mycobacterium sp. SMC-2 genomic window:
- a CDS encoding heme o synthase, with protein MSVRGSVAPSRVQSTVLAYLALTKPRVIELLLVTTIPAMLLAHRGTVDPLLVLNTLIGGMLAAGGANTLNCVADADIDKVMKRTARRPLANARVPRSHALVFGLALSVASFFWLWWTTNMLSAHLAGATIAFYVLVYTLLLKRRTSQNVVWGGAAGCMPVMIGWSAVTGTIGWPALVMFAIIFFWTPPHTWALAMRYKDDYKAAGVPMLPAVATERQVTKQILIYTWLTVASTLALALATGWLYAAVAVVAGVWFLAMAHQLYAGVRAGEPVKPLRLFMQSNNYLAVVFCALAVDSVIALPRLF; from the coding sequence GTGAGCGTTCGCGGGAGCGTCGCCCCGAGCCGAGTACAAAGCACAGTGCTGGCGTATTTGGCGCTGACCAAGCCGCGGGTCATCGAGCTGCTGCTCGTCACCACGATTCCGGCCATGCTGCTCGCCCACCGCGGCACGGTGGACCCGCTGCTCGTCCTCAACACGTTGATCGGTGGGATGCTCGCCGCCGGGGGTGCCAACACCCTGAACTGCGTGGCCGACGCCGACATCGACAAGGTGATGAAGCGCACGGCGCGCCGGCCGCTGGCCAATGCCAGGGTCCCGCGCAGCCACGCGCTGGTGTTCGGGTTGGCGCTGTCGGTGGCCTCGTTCTTCTGGCTGTGGTGGACGACGAACATGCTGTCGGCACACCTGGCCGGCGCTACCATCGCCTTCTACGTGCTGGTCTACACGCTGCTGCTCAAGCGCCGCACCTCGCAGAACGTGGTGTGGGGCGGCGCAGCGGGCTGCATGCCGGTGATGATCGGCTGGTCGGCGGTGACCGGCACCATCGGCTGGCCGGCGCTGGTGATGTTCGCGATCATTTTCTTCTGGACGCCGCCGCACACCTGGGCGCTGGCGATGCGTTACAAGGACGACTACAAAGCGGCCGGCGTCCCGATGCTGCCCGCCGTGGCGACCGAGCGTCAGGTCACCAAGCAGATCCTCATCTACACCTGGCTGACGGTGGCGTCGACGCTGGCGCTGGCGCTGGCCACCGGCTGGCTCTACGCGGCGGTCGCCGTGGTGGCCGGGGTGTGGTTCCTGGCGATGGCCCACCAACTGTACGCCGGGGTGCGTGCCGGCGAGCCGGTCAAGCCGCTGCGGTTGTTCATGCAATCGAACAACTATCTGGCTGTCGTGTTCTGCGCGTTGGCGGTCGACTCGGTGATCGCGCTGCCCCGCCTGTTCTGA
- the zwf gene encoding glucose-6-phosphate dehydrogenase has protein sequence MSPARTAAQWHNPLRDKRDKRLPRIAGPCGMVIFGVTGDLARKKVMPAIYDLANRGLLPPSFSLVGFARRDWETQDFRKVVYQAVKEHCRTPFREENWERLAEGFRFVPGSFDDDESFGRLAETLDKLDAERGTGGNHAFYLAIPPRSFPVVCDQLHKSGLARPQGDRWSRVVIEKPFGHDLESAQALNHAVNAVFPEEAVFRIDHYLGKETVRNILALRFANQLFDPIWNSHYVDHVQITMAEDIGLGGRAGYYDGIGAARDVIQNHLMQLLALTAMEEPVSFNPAALQTEKIKVLSATQLAQPLDETTSRGQYTGGWQGGEKVVGLLDEEGFAKDSATETFAAITLEVDTRRWAGVPFYLRTGKRLGRRVTEIALVFKRAPHLPFDATMTDELGANAMVIRVQPDEGITLRFGSKVPGTAMEVRDVNMDFSYGSAFAEESPEAYEQLILDVLLGEPSLFPVNAEVELAWQILDPVLDNWAADGKPEPYEAGTWGPESSFEMLRRTGREWRRP, from the coding sequence ATGAGCCCGGCTCGTACCGCTGCACAATGGCATAACCCGTTACGGGACAAGCGGGACAAGCGGCTGCCGAGGATCGCCGGCCCCTGCGGCATGGTGATCTTCGGCGTCACCGGCGACCTCGCCCGCAAGAAGGTGATGCCGGCCATCTACGACCTGGCCAACCGCGGGCTGCTGCCGCCGAGCTTCTCGCTGGTGGGCTTCGCCCGTCGCGACTGGGAAACCCAGGATTTCCGCAAGGTGGTCTACCAGGCCGTCAAGGAGCACTGCCGCACGCCCTTTCGGGAGGAAAACTGGGAGCGGCTGGCGGAGGGGTTCCGTTTCGTGCCAGGCTCTTTCGACGACGACGAGTCGTTCGGCCGGCTGGCCGAAACCCTGGACAAGCTGGACGCCGAGCGCGGTACCGGCGGCAACCACGCCTTCTACCTGGCCATCCCGCCCAGGTCCTTTCCGGTGGTGTGCGACCAGCTGCACAAGTCCGGGTTGGCCCGCCCGCAGGGTGATCGATGGAGCCGGGTGGTGATCGAGAAGCCGTTCGGGCACGACCTGGAGAGCGCGCAGGCCCTCAACCATGCGGTCAACGCCGTCTTCCCGGAGGAGGCGGTGTTCCGCATCGACCACTATCTGGGCAAGGAGACCGTGCGCAACATCCTGGCGTTGCGGTTCGCCAATCAGTTGTTCGACCCGATCTGGAACTCGCACTACGTCGATCACGTGCAGATCACCATGGCCGAGGACATCGGATTGGGCGGGCGGGCCGGCTATTACGACGGCATCGGCGCCGCCCGCGATGTCATCCAGAACCACCTGATGCAGCTGCTGGCGCTGACCGCGATGGAAGAGCCGGTCAGCTTCAACCCGGCGGCATTGCAGACCGAGAAGATCAAGGTGCTCTCGGCGACCCAGCTGGCCCAGCCGCTCGACGAGACGACCAGCCGCGGCCAATACACCGGCGGTTGGCAGGGCGGGGAGAAGGTCGTCGGACTGCTCGACGAGGAGGGGTTCGCCAAGGACTCCGCCACCGAGACGTTCGCCGCCATCACGCTCGAGGTCGACACCCGCCGCTGGGCCGGCGTGCCGTTCTATCTGCGGACCGGGAAGCGCTTGGGCCGCAGGGTGACCGAGATCGCGCTGGTCTTCAAACGCGCGCCGCACCTGCCGTTCGACGCCACCATGACCGACGAGCTGGGCGCCAACGCCATGGTCATCCGCGTGCAGCCCGACGAGGGCATCACGCTGCGGTTCGGCTCCAAGGTACCCGGCACCGCGATGGAGGTCCGCGACGTCAACATGGACTTCTCCTACGGCTCGGCGTTCGCCGAGGAGTCGCCGGAAGCCTACGAACAGCTGATCCTCGACGTGCTGCTGGGCGAGCCGTCCCTGTTTCCGGTCAACGCAGAGGTCGAATTGGCTTGGCAGATACTGGATCCCGTCCTCGATAATTGGGCGGCCGACGGCAAACCCGAGCCGTACGAGGCGGGCACCTGGGGGCCGGAGTCGTCGTTCGAGATGCTGCGCCGGACGGGCCGCGAATGGCGGCGGCCCTGA
- the tal gene encoding transaldolase has translation MTQNPNLAALSAAGVSVWLDDLSRQRLQSGNLQELIDTKSVVGVTTNPSIFQKAFAEGDIYDAQIHELAERGADVDATIRTITTDDVRNGCDVLRPQWEASDGVDGRVSIEVDPRLAAETDKTIAQAVELWKIVDRPNAYIKIPATRAGIPAITAVLAEGISVNVTLIFSVERHREVMDAYLAGMEKARESGHDLSKIHSVASFFVSRVDTEVDKRLEKIGTEEALALRGQAGVANARLAYAAYQEVFEGGDRYEALKADGARVQRPLWASTGVKNPDYSDTLYVTELVAPNTVNTMPEKTIDAVADHGVIKGDTVTGTASAAQEVFDKLSAVGIDLADVFVVLENEGVEKFVDSWAELAEETQKQLDSASK, from the coding sequence ATGACTCAGAACCCTAACCTCGCGGCGCTGTCCGCTGCGGGTGTATCCGTTTGGCTGGACGACCTGTCGCGCCAGCGGCTGCAGTCGGGCAACCTGCAGGAGCTGATCGACACCAAAAGCGTTGTCGGAGTGACCACCAACCCGTCGATCTTCCAGAAGGCGTTCGCCGAGGGCGACATTTACGACGCTCAGATCCACGAGCTCGCGGAGCGTGGCGCCGACGTCGACGCCACCATCCGCACCATCACCACCGACGACGTCCGCAACGGCTGCGACGTGCTGAGACCGCAGTGGGAGGCCTCCGACGGCGTCGACGGCCGGGTGTCCATCGAGGTGGATCCGCGGCTGGCGGCAGAGACCGACAAGACCATCGCGCAGGCCGTCGAGCTGTGGAAGATCGTCGACCGGCCGAACGCCTACATCAAGATCCCGGCGACCAGGGCCGGGATTCCGGCCATCACCGCCGTACTCGCGGAAGGGATTTCGGTCAACGTGACCCTCATCTTCTCGGTGGAGCGGCACCGCGAGGTGATGGACGCCTACCTGGCAGGCATGGAGAAGGCCCGCGAATCAGGACACGACCTGTCCAAGATCCATTCCGTGGCATCGTTTTTCGTGTCCCGGGTGGATACCGAGGTGGACAAGCGACTGGAGAAGATCGGCACCGAGGAGGCGCTGGCGTTGCGAGGCCAGGCCGGTGTGGCCAACGCCCGGCTGGCCTACGCCGCCTACCAGGAGGTGTTCGAGGGCGGCGATCGCTACGAGGCGCTCAAGGCTGACGGCGCCCGCGTGCAGCGCCCGCTGTGGGCGTCGACCGGGGTCAAGAACCCCGACTACTCCGACACCCTGTACGTCACCGAGCTCGTCGCTCCGAACACGGTCAACACCATGCCGGAGAAGACGATTGACGCCGTGGCCGACCACGGCGTGATCAAGGGCGACACCGTCACCGGCACCGCTTCCGCGGCCCAGGAGGTGTTCGACAAGCTCTCCGCGGTCGGGATCGACTTGGCCGACGTGTTCGTGGTGTTGGAGAACGAGGGCGTCGAGAAGTTCGTGGATTCGTGGGCCGAGCTGGCGGAGGAGACGCAGAAGCAGCTGGATTCCGCCTCGAAATGA
- a CDS encoding quinone oxidoreductase — MHAIEVRETGGPEVLRYVDAPEPAPGPGEVLIKAEAIGVNYIDTYFRSGLYPRELPFILGSELCGTVAATGDGVDGFRVGDRVVSASASGSYAEYATAPAFSTAHVPDGVSSDVAASVLLKGLTAHYLLKSVYPVQAGDTVLVHAGAGGVGLILTQWAHLLGARVITTVSTPEKAKMSRQAGADEVLSYPDDADEFGRQIRGLTDGAGVEAVYDGVGASTFDASLASLAIRGTLALFGAASGPVPPVDPQRLNAAGSVYLTRPMLAHFTRSEQEFAWRAGELFDSIAAGSISVTVSRRYPLADAARAHRDLQGRQTVGSVVLVP, encoded by the coding sequence ATGCACGCAATCGAAGTCAGGGAAACCGGCGGCCCCGAGGTGCTGCGCTACGTCGACGCGCCGGAACCGGCGCCCGGGCCCGGCGAGGTGCTGATCAAGGCCGAGGCGATCGGCGTCAACTACATCGACACCTACTTCCGCTCGGGGCTGTACCCGCGCGAGCTGCCGTTCATCCTGGGTTCCGAGCTGTGCGGCACCGTCGCGGCCACCGGTGACGGCGTCGACGGTTTCCGCGTGGGTGACCGGGTGGTCAGCGCGTCGGCGTCCGGCAGTTACGCCGAGTACGCCACGGCCCCAGCGTTTTCGACGGCACACGTGCCGGACGGCGTGAGTTCCGACGTGGCGGCGTCGGTACTGCTGAAGGGCCTGACTGCGCACTACCTGCTCAAGTCGGTGTATCCGGTGCAGGCGGGCGACACCGTGTTGGTGCACGCCGGCGCGGGCGGGGTCGGGCTGATCCTGACGCAGTGGGCTCATCTGCTCGGCGCGCGGGTCATCACCACGGTCTCCACGCCGGAGAAGGCCAAGATGTCCAGGCAGGCCGGCGCGGATGAGGTGCTTTCCTACCCCGACGACGCGGACGAATTCGGCCGGCAGATTCGCGGGCTCACCGACGGCGCCGGCGTCGAAGCCGTGTACGACGGCGTCGGCGCCTCCACCTTCGACGCCAGCCTGGCCAGCCTCGCCATCCGGGGGACGCTCGCGTTGTTCGGTGCCGCCAGTGGACCGGTACCCCCTGTGGACCCGCAGCGGCTCAATGCCGCCGGCTCGGTGTACCTGACTCGGCCGATGCTCGCCCACTTCACCCGTAGTGAACAGGAATTCGCTTGGCGCGCAGGGGAATTGTTCGACTCGATCGCCGCGGGCTCGATCAGCGTCACCGTGAGCCGGCGTTACCCACTGGCCGACGCCGCCCGGGCCCACCGCGACCTGCAAGGGCGTCAGACGGTCGGCTCGGTCGTGCTGGTGCCATAG
- the otsB gene encoding trehalose-phosphatase, protein MKPVTIDPRSHDAVIFDLDGVIGPGTDDSALESAVELAQKLRAAGVATAAYSLAAQPGQAMAAGRIAKAFTVRFDRAPGVPEVPPLPDPTILLAAARKLGMAPQRSVVVAGADSGVEAAREGGFAFVIGVGRGGRADKLLRCGADVVVPDLAYVDVTTGNKRMSQRPNALDSYGQVIGIVAGRQPFICLDYDGTLSEIVPDPDTAKLVEGAAEALAHLAKQCPVAILSGRDLADIRARVGVPGIWYAGSHGFELIAPDGSHHQYEAAGAAVGVLGKVADDLRGELSRIPGARIEHKRFAIAVHYRNVAPDRVAEVIAAVRRRGLRPGLRLTSGRKVVELRPDIGWDKGTALTWIRDRIFDTERVLPIYIGDDITDEDAFDAVRFSGIGILIRHDEDGDRPTAASFTLRSPTEVRDFVQRGSRWLAYERETHSRAWTLTFEGYDPPSEKLREALCTVGNGYFATRGAAPESRAGQIHYPGTYAAGVYNRLDDLISGTRAEHESLVNLPNWLPLTFRINDGDWFDIDAVKLLSYRQTLDLRSAVLMRKLRFRDDAGRTTSVTQQRFVAMHVVHVAAMETTIVAEDWSGTVEFRSTIDGNVRNSGVERYRDLASNHLQGLEKRVLSENSVLMTVETTQSKIPVALAVRTSIWHGDAPAPATYRVLDEEFEIGHQIFTDLREGQALTVEKVVVLVTGRDVATSHPATGAERRLGRQLRYAGICDAHKTAWAHLWERLSFEFGNHAEHLRVLRLHLLHLLQTVSYNSEELDVGVPARGLHGEAYRGHIFWDELFIFQVLNLRLPTVTRSLLRYRYRRLMEARRLAKLAGYRGAMYPWQSGSDGREESPERHLNPRSGRWLPDPSHRAHHIGIAVAYNVWQFYQATGDLAYLIDYGTEMLAEIARFWVSRATYDSDRDRYSINGVVGPDEFHAGYPDRPYEGVNNNAYTNVMAAWVILRAIDALELMPLPNRLDLREKLELTDDELTQWDHVSRRMFVPFHDGMISQFEGYEELAELDWDAYRERYGNIQRLDRILEAEDDDVNRYQASKQADALMLLYLLSSDELRELLSRLGYHLAPAKIPEMVDYYLARTSDGSTLSAVVHAWVLARANRDRALEFFQKALASDISDIQGGTTSEGVHLAAMAGSVDFVQRCFTGLEIRSNRIVLSPQWPEYLGPLGFPIHYRGSHLHVRVSGKGAEISVDPRDVPPVEVECRGRVERLMPGSVVRFT, encoded by the coding sequence ATGAAGCCGGTCACTATCGACCCGCGCTCGCACGATGCGGTGATCTTCGATCTCGACGGCGTGATCGGGCCGGGCACCGATGACTCGGCGTTGGAGTCGGCTGTTGAGCTAGCGCAGAAGCTGCGGGCGGCCGGCGTCGCGACCGCTGCCTATTCCCTGGCTGCGCAGCCCGGACAGGCGATGGCAGCGGGTCGGATCGCCAAAGCGTTCACCGTCCGGTTCGACCGTGCCCCAGGAGTACCCGAAGTTCCCCCGCTGCCGGACCCGACGATTTTATTGGCGGCCGCCCGCAAGTTGGGGATGGCCCCGCAGCGGTCGGTGGTCGTCGCCGGTGCCGATTCCGGGGTGGAGGCCGCACGGGAAGGTGGCTTCGCCTTCGTCATCGGTGTCGGGCGGGGCGGGCGAGCCGACAAGCTCCTGCGTTGCGGCGCCGACGTCGTCGTCCCCGACCTCGCTTACGTCGACGTCACCACGGGTAACAAACGCATGTCACAGCGTCCCAACGCGCTGGACTCGTACGGTCAGGTCATCGGTATTGTCGCCGGCCGGCAGCCATTCATCTGCCTGGATTACGACGGGACGTTATCCGAAATCGTGCCGGACCCCGATACCGCCAAGCTTGTCGAGGGCGCAGCCGAGGCGCTCGCGCATCTGGCGAAGCAGTGCCCGGTCGCGATACTGTCCGGCCGGGATCTGGCGGATATCCGCGCTCGGGTCGGGGTCCCGGGTATCTGGTATGCCGGCAGCCACGGCTTCGAGTTGATCGCACCCGACGGCAGCCACCACCAATACGAGGCGGCGGGCGCCGCGGTAGGCGTGCTTGGGAAAGTTGCGGACGACCTTCGCGGCGAACTGAGCCGGATCCCGGGAGCGCGCATCGAACACAAGCGGTTCGCAATCGCGGTGCATTACCGCAATGTCGCACCCGACCGCGTGGCCGAGGTGATCGCGGCGGTACGCCGGCGAGGTCTTCGGCCTGGCCTGAGGCTGACGTCCGGTCGCAAGGTCGTCGAGCTGCGGCCGGATATCGGCTGGGACAAGGGCACCGCCCTCACCTGGATCCGCGATCGCATCTTTGACACGGAACGGGTGCTGCCCATTTATATCGGTGATGACATTACCGACGAGGATGCGTTCGATGCGGTTCGCTTCAGCGGCATCGGGATACTAATCCGGCACGACGAAGATGGCGACCGGCCGACCGCTGCCAGCTTCACGCTGAGAAGCCCCACCGAAGTCCGTGACTTCGTCCAGCGCGGCAGCAGGTGGCTGGCATATGAGCGCGAGACGCACAGTCGCGCTTGGACTCTCACGTTCGAGGGTTATGACCCGCCCAGCGAAAAGCTGCGCGAAGCACTGTGCACGGTCGGTAACGGTTACTTCGCCACCCGCGGCGCCGCGCCGGAATCGAGGGCCGGTCAGATTCATTACCCGGGAACGTACGCGGCCGGCGTGTACAACCGGCTTGACGACCTGATCAGCGGAACCCGAGCAGAACATGAAAGCTTGGTGAATCTGCCCAACTGGCTTCCGCTTACCTTTCGCATCAACGATGGCGACTGGTTCGACATCGACGCGGTGAAATTGCTGTCCTACCGACAAACCCTTGACCTTCGTAGCGCGGTGCTGATGCGCAAACTGCGTTTTCGCGACGACGCCGGCCGCACCACCTCAGTGACACAGCAGCGGTTTGTAGCGATGCACGTCGTACACGTGGCCGCGATGGAAACCACCATCGTGGCCGAGGACTGGTCGGGCACTGTCGAATTCCGGTCGACGATCGACGGAAACGTCCGCAATTCGGGGGTAGAGCGTTATCGAGACTTGGCCAGCAATCACCTGCAGGGACTGGAAAAGCGCGTGCTGTCGGAAAACTCGGTGCTGATGACCGTCGAGACCACCCAATCGAAGATCCCGGTCGCGCTGGCCGTGCGGACCAGCATCTGGCACGGCGACGCGCCGGCGCCCGCAACCTATCGAGTACTCGACGAAGAATTCGAAATCGGCCATCAGATCTTCACCGACCTGCGAGAGGGCCAGGCGCTGACCGTGGAGAAGGTCGTCGTCCTGGTGACCGGGCGTGATGTTGCCACATCCCATCCGGCCACTGGCGCCGAACGCAGGCTCGGCCGCCAGCTGCGATACGCCGGGATATGCGACGCCCACAAGACCGCCTGGGCACATCTGTGGGAACGGCTGTCCTTTGAATTCGGCAACCACGCCGAGCACTTGCGCGTCCTGCGCCTACACCTGCTGCACCTGCTGCAGACTGTGTCGTACAACAGCGAGGAACTCGATGTAGGGGTACCAGCCCGCGGGCTGCATGGTGAGGCATACCGCGGGCACATTTTCTGGGACGAGCTATTCATCTTCCAGGTACTGAACCTGAGACTGCCCACGGTCACCCGATCGCTGCTGCGCTACCGATATCGCCGCCTGATGGAGGCCCGCCGCCTCGCCAAGCTGGCCGGTTACCGTGGCGCGATGTACCCGTGGCAGTCCGGCAGCGATGGGCGCGAGGAAAGCCCGGAGCGACACCTGAATCCGCGGTCCGGCCGGTGGCTGCCCGATCCCAGCCATCGCGCGCACCACATTGGCATTGCCGTCGCCTACAACGTGTGGCAGTTCTACCAAGCCACCGGCGATCTGGCGTACCTGATCGACTACGGGACCGAGATGCTGGCCGAGATAGCCCGGTTCTGGGTGAGCAGGGCCACTTACGATTCCGACCGAGATCGCTACAGCATCAACGGGGTCGTCGGACCCGACGAATTCCACGCAGGCTACCCGGACCGGCCATATGAGGGGGTAAACAACAACGCATATACGAACGTGATGGCCGCCTGGGTGATCCTGCGGGCTATCGACGCGCTCGAGCTGATGCCGCTGCCCAACCGGTTGGATCTGCGCGAGAAGCTAGAACTGACCGACGACGAGCTGACCCAGTGGGACCACGTCAGCCGGCGCATGTTCGTCCCGTTCCACGACGGCATGATCAGCCAGTTCGAAGGATATGAGGAACTGGCGGAACTGGATTGGGATGCCTACCGGGAGCGCTACGGCAACATTCAGCGCCTCGACCGCATTCTCGAAGCCGAGGATGACGACGTCAACCGGTACCAAGCGTCCAAGCAGGCCGACGCACTGATGCTGCTCTACCTGCTGTCATCGGACGAACTGCGTGAGCTGCTAAGCCGGCTCGGCTACCACCTGGCCCCCGCGAAGATCCCCGAGATGGTGGACTACTACCTGGCCCGCACCTCAGACGGGTCGACATTGAGTGCGGTCGTTCACGCATGGGTGCTGGCCCGGGCCAATCGCGATCGCGCGCTGGAATTCTTCCAGAAAGCGCTCGCATCCGATATCTCCGACATCCAGGGCGGCACCACTTCCGAAGGTGTTCACCTGGCCGCGATGGCCGGCAGCGTCGACTTCGTGCAGCGGTGCTTCACCGGTCTGGAGATTCGTAGCAATCGCATCGTGCTGTCACCGCAATGGCCGGAATATCTTGGGCCACTAGGCTTTCCAATTCATTACCGAGGCAGCCACCTGCACGTGCGGGTCAGCGGTAAGGGTGCGGAGATCAGCGTCGACCCACGCGATGTCCCACCGGTCGAAGTCGAGTGCCGCGGACGAGTGGAGCGGTTAATGCCGGGCAGCGTCGTTCGATTCACCTGA
- the tkt gene encoding transketolase — MTTLEEISTLTQPHLPDDWSEIDSAAVDTIRVLAADAVQKVGNGHPGTAMSLAPLAYTLFQRTMRHDPSDTHWLGRDRFVLSCGHSSLTLYIQLYLGGFGLELSDIESLRTWGSKTPGHPEFRHTKGVEITTGPLGQGLASAVGMAMASRYERGLFDPDAAGGTSPFDHFIYVIASDGDIEEGVTSEASSLAAVQQLGNLIVFYDHNQISIEDDTNIALCEDTAARYEAYGWHVQRVEGGENVIGIEEAIANAKAVTDRPSFIELRTIIGFPAPKLMNTGKAHGAALGDEEVAAVKEILGFDPEKKFQVRDEVIAHTRKLVDRGKEAHEKWQADFDAWAQREPDRKALLDRLTAEELPEGWDADIPYWEPGSKALATRAASGEVLSAIGPKLPELWGGSADLAGSNNTTMKGADSFGPPSISTKDYTAHWYGRTLHFGVREHAMGAILSGIVLHGPTRAYGGTFLQFSDYMRPAVRLAALMDIDTIYVWTHDSIGLGEDGPTHQPIEHLAALRAIPKLSVVRPADANETAYAWRTILARGNGSGPVGLALTRQGVPVLEGTSAEGVARGGYILGDEAEDPDVVLIATGSEVQLAVEAQKLLADKDIVARVVSMPCVEWFESQPEDYRDSVLPPSVSARVAVEAGVAQPWHKLVGDTGRIVSIEHYGESADYKTLFREFGFTAEAVAAAAEQVVDN; from the coding sequence GTGACCACACTCGAAGAGATCTCCACGCTGACCCAACCGCACCTCCCCGACGACTGGTCCGAGATCGACTCGGCGGCCGTGGACACGATTCGGGTGCTGGCCGCCGACGCGGTCCAAAAGGTCGGCAACGGACATCCCGGAACGGCGATGAGCCTGGCTCCCCTGGCCTACACCCTGTTCCAGCGCACGATGCGACACGACCCCAGTGACACCCATTGGCTGGGCCGTGACCGGTTCGTGCTGTCCTGCGGGCACAGCAGTCTGACGTTGTACATCCAGCTCTACCTGGGTGGGTTCGGCCTGGAGCTGTCCGACATCGAGTCGCTGCGCACGTGGGGGTCCAAGACGCCCGGACACCCCGAGTTCCGGCACACCAAGGGCGTTGAGATCACCACCGGTCCGCTCGGGCAGGGTCTGGCCTCGGCGGTGGGCATGGCGATGGCGTCGCGCTACGAGCGCGGGCTCTTCGACCCGGACGCCGCCGGAGGCACCAGCCCGTTCGACCACTTCATCTACGTGATCGCCTCCGATGGCGACATCGAGGAGGGCGTCACCTCGGAAGCCTCGTCGCTGGCGGCCGTGCAGCAGCTGGGCAACCTGATCGTCTTCTACGACCACAACCAGATCTCGATCGAGGACGACACCAACATCGCGCTGTGCGAGGACACCGCCGCGCGCTACGAGGCCTACGGCTGGCACGTGCAGAGGGTCGAAGGCGGCGAGAACGTGATCGGCATCGAGGAAGCCATCGCCAACGCCAAGGCCGTCACCGATCGGCCGTCCTTCATCGAGTTGCGCACCATCATCGGCTTCCCGGCGCCCAAGTTGATGAACACCGGCAAGGCGCACGGCGCGGCGCTGGGCGACGAGGAAGTCGCGGCCGTCAAGGAAATCCTGGGCTTCGATCCCGAGAAGAAGTTCCAGGTGCGCGACGAGGTCATCGCCCACACCCGCAAGCTGGTGGACCGGGGCAAGGAAGCGCACGAGAAGTGGCAGGCGGACTTCGACGCGTGGGCGCAGCGCGAACCCGACCGCAAGGCGCTGCTGGACCGGTTGACCGCCGAGGAGCTGCCCGAGGGCTGGGACGCCGACATCCCGTATTGGGAGCCCGGGTCCAAAGCGCTGGCCACCCGCGCCGCCTCGGGTGAGGTGTTGTCCGCGATAGGCCCGAAGCTGCCGGAGTTGTGGGGCGGTTCGGCCGACCTGGCCGGCAGCAACAACACCACCATGAAGGGCGCCGATTCGTTTGGGCCGCCGTCGATTTCGACGAAGGACTACACCGCCCACTGGTACGGCCGCACGCTGCACTTCGGTGTCCGCGAGCACGCGATGGGCGCGATCCTGTCCGGCATCGTGCTGCACGGCCCGACCCGCGCCTACGGCGGCACCTTCCTGCAGTTCTCGGACTACATGCGCCCGGCGGTGCGGCTGGCCGCGCTGATGGACATCGACACCATCTACGTGTGGACGCACGACTCGATCGGGCTTGGCGAGGACGGTCCCACCCATCAGCCGATCGAGCACCTCGCGGCGTTGCGCGCCATCCCCAAGCTCTCGGTGGTGCGCCCGGCCGACGCCAACGAGACCGCCTACGCCTGGCGCACCATCCTGGCCCGCGGCAACGGCAGCGGGCCTGTCGGGCTGGCCCTCACGCGCCAGGGTGTGCCGGTGCTGGAGGGCACCAGCGCCGAGGGGGTGGCCCGGGGTGGTTACATCCTGGGTGACGAAGCAGAGGATCCCGACGTGGTGTTGATCGCCACCGGCTCTGAGGTTCAGCTCGCGGTCGAGGCCCAGAAGCTGTTGGCGGACAAGGACATTGTCGCGCGGGTGGTGTCCATGCCGTGTGTGGAATGGTTCGAGTCGCAGCCCGAGGACTACCGCGACAGCGTGCTGCCCCCGTCGGTGTCAGCCCGGGTGGCCGTCGAGGCGGGCGTCGCGCAGCCCTGGCACAAGCTCGTCGGGGACACCGGCCGGATCGTGTCGATCGAGCACTACGGCGAATCCGCCGATTACAAGACTTTGTTCCGTGAATTCGGTTTCACCGCAGAAGCCGTCGCGGCCGCCGCGGAACAGGTCGTAGACAACTGA